One window of the Perca flavescens isolate YP-PL-M2 chromosome 16, PFLA_1.0, whole genome shotgun sequence genome contains the following:
- the thbs4b gene encoding thrombospondin-4-B isoform X2, producing MGVWAALILASQLLLKLSLHVKAQALVYDLLTSPDCLPDLLQGGLAEQGVNEAFILTSFKLQPNTGTSVFTLYNPRDNSKYFEFTVMGKLSRAVLRYLRSDKRMSSVTFNNLVLADGQQHRLLFHLKGMQQQGPGGVELHLDCRLVETVRDLPAAFQGLPAGYGLVELKTMQAREQESLDELKLVVGDTFENVASLQDCHLQQRDSVQTLGVNTKQLSNQMLELTKVINELKDVLIQQVKETSFLRNTISECQACGLGGTEVVKPKCGSGVCFRDDMCIETADGVECGPCPDGYTGDGFNCDDVNECQFNPCFPGVKCVNTAPGFRCDACPLGYTGLAVEGVGILFAQTNKQVCDDVDECKGPNNGGCTANSICHNSVGSYHCGSCKSGFTGDPVKGCKPEISCGNSLTNPCDINAQCIAERDGSIHCQCGIGWAGNGYLCGKDTDIDGYPDDKLKCKDLSCRKDNCIFVPNSGQEDADRDGHGDACDDDADGDGIPNEQDNCWLKANVDQRNSDKDSHGDACDNCRIVENPDQRDTDSDGKGDACDDDMDGDGLKNFLDNCQRVQNRDQLDRDGDGVGDACDSCPDIPNPNQSDIDNDLVGDSCDTNQDSDGDGHQDTKDNCPFVINSSQLDTDKDGLGDECDDDDDNDGIPDTIPPGPDNCRLVPNPDQIDDNNDGVGDVCESDFDQDKVIDRIDNCPENAEVTLTDFRAYQTVVLDPEGDAQIDPNWVVLNQGMEIVQTMNSDPGLAVGYTAFSGVDFEGTFHVNTVTDDDYAGFIFGYQDSSSFYVVMWKQTEQTYWQATPFRAVAEPGIQLKAVKSRTGPGEHLRNSLWHTGDTNDQVRLLWKDPRNVGWKDKVSYRWYLQHRPQVGYIRARFYEGTELVADSGVTIDTTMRGGRLGVFCFSQENIIWSNLKYRCNDTIPEDFQEFSTQNGVDSL from the exons ATGGGTGTGTGGGCAGCTCTGATTCTGGCCTCACAGCTGCTATTAAAACTGAGCTTACACGTAAAGGCCCAGGCTTTAG TCTATGATCTGCTCACCTCGCCTGATTGCCTGCCAGACCTGCTGCAGGGAGGTCTGGCTGAGCAAGGGGTGAACGAGGCTTTCATCCTAACCTCCTTCAAGTTGCAGCCCAACACCGGAACCAGTGTGTTTACCCTGTACAACCCCAGGGACAACAGCAAGTACTTTGAATTCACTGTGATGGGGAAGCTCAGTAGAG CTGTGTTACGCTACCTGCGGAGTGACAAGAGGATGAGCTCAGTAACCTTCAACAACCTGGTGCTGGCAGACGGCCAACAACACAGACTGTTGTTCCACCTGAAGGggatgcagcagcaggggcCGGGCGGGGTCGAGCTGCATCTGGACTGCAGGCTGGTGGAGACGGTCCGGGATCTCCCCGCTGCCTTCCAGGGTTTGCCAGCAGGCTACGGTCTGGTGGAGCTAAAGACCATGCAAGCCAGAGAGCAG GAGAGTTTAGACGAGCTCAAGCTGGTGGTTGGGGACACATTTGAGAATGTTGCTTCATTACAAGACTGCCATCTCCAACAAAGAGACTCTGTCCAAACTCTGG GGGTCAACACGAAGCAGCTGTCCAATCAAATGCTGGAGTTAACCAAGGTGataaatgagctgaaagatgtcCTCATTCAGCAG GTCAAAGAGACATCCTTTCTAAGAAACACCATCTCAGAGTGTCAGGCCTGCG GTCTGGGAGGTACTGAGGTGGTGAAACCAAAGTGTGGCTCAGGTGTCTGTTTCCGTGACGATATGTGTATAGAGACAGCTGATGGTGTTGAGTGTGGACCTTGTCCTGATGGCTACACCGGGGATGGTTTCAACTGTGATGATGTGAATGAG TGCCAGTTTAACCCCTGTTTCCCTGGAGTGAAGTGTGTAAACACTGCACCGGGTTTCCGCTGTGATGCCTGTCCGCTGGGCTACACCGGCCTGGCAGTGGAGGGTGTGGGCATTTTGTTCGCCCAGACCAACAAACAG GTCTGCGATGATGTTGACGAATGCAAAGGACCCAACAATGGAGGCTGCACAGCAAACTCAATCTGTCACAACTCTGTG GGCTCTTACCACTGTGGCAGCTGTAAATCAGGTTTCACAGGAGATCCGGTGAAGGGCTGTAAGCCAGAGATCAGCTGCGGCAACAGCCTGACCAACCCCTGCGATATCAATGCCCAGTGTATAGCAGAGAGGGACGGGTCAATCCATTGTCAG TGTGGAATTGGCTGGGCTGGTAACGGATACTTGTGTGGGAAGGATACCGACATTGACGGATACCCAGATGACAAACTCAAATGCAAAGATTTGAGCTGTAGAAAG GATAACTGCATCTTCGTTCCTAACTCCGGTCAAGAGGATGCCGACAGGGATGGTCATGGAGACGCCTGTGATGACGATGCAGATGGTGACGGTATACCAAACGAGCAG gaCAACTGCTGGTTGAAGGCCAACGTGGACCAGAGGAACAGTGATAAGGACAGCCACGGTGACGCCTGTGATAACTGTCGCATTGTGGAGAACCCTGACCAGAGGGACACCGACAGCGACGGCAAAGGGGACGCCTGTGATGACGACATGGATGGAGACG GCCTGAAGAACTTTCTGGACAACTGCCAGCGTGTCCAAAACAGAGACCAGCTGGACCGGGACGGAGACGGAGTGGGAGACGCCTGCGACAGCTGCCCCGACATCCCCAACCCAAACCAG TCTGATATTGACAATGACCTGGTTGGAGACTCCTGTGACACAAATCAAGACAG TGATGGCGACGGTCACCAGGATACCAAGGATAATTGCCCGTTCGTGATAAATAGCTCTCAGCTGGACACGGACAAAGACGGGTTGGGTGACGAGTGTGACGATGACGACGACAACGATGGGATCCCTGACACCATACCACCGGGACCAGACAACTGTCGGCTGGTACCAAACCCTGACCAGATTGACGACAATA ACGATGGAGTTGGAGACGTGTGTGAGTCTGACTTTGACCAGGACAAAGTGATTGACAGGATTGACAACTGTCCTGAAAATGCTGAGGTTACCTTGACTGACTTCAGAGCCTATCAGACGGTGGTGCTGGACCCTGAAGGCGACGCCCAGATTGACCCCAACTGGGTTGTTTTGAACCAG GGAATGGAAATTGTTCAGACCATGAATAGTGACCCAGGACTTGCTGTTG GTTACACTGCTTTCAGTGGAGTGGACTTTGAGGGCACATTTCACGTGAATACAGTGACTGACGATGACTACGCTGGCTTCATCTTTGGCTACCAGGATTCGTCCTCCTTCTACGTGGTGATGTGGAAGCAGACGGAGCAGACCTACTGGCAGGCAACACCCTTCAGAGCTGTGGCCGAGCCCGGCATCCAGCTTAAG GCTGTGAAGTCTAGAACGGGCCCCGGGGAGCACTTGAGAAACTCGCTGTGGCACACGGGAGACACCAACGACCAGGTGCGTCTGCTGTGGAAGGACCCGAGAAATGTAGGCTGGAAGGACAAGGTGTCCTACCGTTGGTACCTGCAGCACCGTCCACAAGTTGGATACATCAG GGCGCGGTTTTATGAAGGAACTGAGCTGGTGGCAGACTCTGGTGTAACTATTGACACGACAATGAGAGGAGGACGACTCGGTGTGTTCTGTTTCTCTCAAGAAAACATCATCTGGTCCAATTTGAAATACCGCTGCAATG ACACCATCCCAGAGGATTTCCAGGAGTTCAGCACTCAGAACGGTGTTGACTCACTCTAA
- the thbs4b gene encoding thrombospondin-4-B isoform X3, giving the protein MSHTESKRDLFVYYSTVYDLLTSPDCLPDLLQGGLAEQGVNEAFILTSFKLQPNTGTSVFTLYNPRDNSKYFEFTVMGKLSRAVLRYLRSDKRMSSVTFNNLVLADGQQHRLLFHLKGMQQQGPGGVELHLDCRLVETVRDLPAAFQGLPAGYGLVELKTMQAREQESLDELKLVVGDTFENVASLQDCHLQQRDSVQTLGVNTKQLSNQMLELTKVINELKDVLIQQVKETSFLRNTISECQACGLGGTEVVKPKCGSGVCFRDDMCIETADGVECGPCPDGYTGDGFNCDDVNECQFNPCFPGVKCVNTAPGFRCDACPLGYTGLAVEGVGILFAQTNKQVCDDVDECKGPNNGGCTANSICHNSVGSYHCGSCKSGFTGDPVKGCKPEISCGNSLTNPCDINAQCIAERDGSIHCQCGIGWAGNGYLCGKDTDIDGYPDDKLKCKDLSCRKDNCIFVPNSGQEDADRDGHGDACDDDADGDGIPNEQDNCWLKANVDQRNSDKDSHGDACDNCRIVENPDQRDTDSDGKGDACDDDMDGDGLKNFLDNCQRVQNRDQLDRDGDGVGDACDSCPDIPNPNQSDIDNDLVGDSCDTNQDSDGDGHQDTKDNCPFVINSSQLDTDKDGLGDECDDDDDNDGIPDTIPPGPDNCRLVPNPDQIDDNNDGVGDVCESDFDQDKVIDRIDNCPENAEVTLTDFRAYQTVVLDPEGDAQIDPNWVVLNQGMEIVQTMNSDPGLAVGYTAFSGVDFEGTFHVNTVTDDDYAGFIFGYQDSSSFYVVMWKQTEQTYWQATPFRAVAEPGIQLKAVKSRTGPGEHLRNSLWHTGDTNDQVRLLWKDPRNVGWKDKVSYRWYLQHRPQVGYIRARFYEGTELVADSGVTIDTTMRGGRLGVFCFSQENIIWSNLKYRCNDTIPEDFQEFSTQNGVDSL; this is encoded by the exons ATGAGTCACACTGAGTCAAAGAGAGATCTGTTTGTGTATTACTCAACAG TCTATGATCTGCTCACCTCGCCTGATTGCCTGCCAGACCTGCTGCAGGGAGGTCTGGCTGAGCAAGGGGTGAACGAGGCTTTCATCCTAACCTCCTTCAAGTTGCAGCCCAACACCGGAACCAGTGTGTTTACCCTGTACAACCCCAGGGACAACAGCAAGTACTTTGAATTCACTGTGATGGGGAAGCTCAGTAGAG CTGTGTTACGCTACCTGCGGAGTGACAAGAGGATGAGCTCAGTAACCTTCAACAACCTGGTGCTGGCAGACGGCCAACAACACAGACTGTTGTTCCACCTGAAGGggatgcagcagcaggggcCGGGCGGGGTCGAGCTGCATCTGGACTGCAGGCTGGTGGAGACGGTCCGGGATCTCCCCGCTGCCTTCCAGGGTTTGCCAGCAGGCTACGGTCTGGTGGAGCTAAAGACCATGCAAGCCAGAGAGCAG GAGAGTTTAGACGAGCTCAAGCTGGTGGTTGGGGACACATTTGAGAATGTTGCTTCATTACAAGACTGCCATCTCCAACAAAGAGACTCTGTCCAAACTCTGG GGGTCAACACGAAGCAGCTGTCCAATCAAATGCTGGAGTTAACCAAGGTGataaatgagctgaaagatgtcCTCATTCAGCAG GTCAAAGAGACATCCTTTCTAAGAAACACCATCTCAGAGTGTCAGGCCTGCG GTCTGGGAGGTACTGAGGTGGTGAAACCAAAGTGTGGCTCAGGTGTCTGTTTCCGTGACGATATGTGTATAGAGACAGCTGATGGTGTTGAGTGTGGACCTTGTCCTGATGGCTACACCGGGGATGGTTTCAACTGTGATGATGTGAATGAG TGCCAGTTTAACCCCTGTTTCCCTGGAGTGAAGTGTGTAAACACTGCACCGGGTTTCCGCTGTGATGCCTGTCCGCTGGGCTACACCGGCCTGGCAGTGGAGGGTGTGGGCATTTTGTTCGCCCAGACCAACAAACAG GTCTGCGATGATGTTGACGAATGCAAAGGACCCAACAATGGAGGCTGCACAGCAAACTCAATCTGTCACAACTCTGTG GGCTCTTACCACTGTGGCAGCTGTAAATCAGGTTTCACAGGAGATCCGGTGAAGGGCTGTAAGCCAGAGATCAGCTGCGGCAACAGCCTGACCAACCCCTGCGATATCAATGCCCAGTGTATAGCAGAGAGGGACGGGTCAATCCATTGTCAG TGTGGAATTGGCTGGGCTGGTAACGGATACTTGTGTGGGAAGGATACCGACATTGACGGATACCCAGATGACAAACTCAAATGCAAAGATTTGAGCTGTAGAAAG GATAACTGCATCTTCGTTCCTAACTCCGGTCAAGAGGATGCCGACAGGGATGGTCATGGAGACGCCTGTGATGACGATGCAGATGGTGACGGTATACCAAACGAGCAG gaCAACTGCTGGTTGAAGGCCAACGTGGACCAGAGGAACAGTGATAAGGACAGCCACGGTGACGCCTGTGATAACTGTCGCATTGTGGAGAACCCTGACCAGAGGGACACCGACAGCGACGGCAAAGGGGACGCCTGTGATGACGACATGGATGGAGACG GCCTGAAGAACTTTCTGGACAACTGCCAGCGTGTCCAAAACAGAGACCAGCTGGACCGGGACGGAGACGGAGTGGGAGACGCCTGCGACAGCTGCCCCGACATCCCCAACCCAAACCAG TCTGATATTGACAATGACCTGGTTGGAGACTCCTGTGACACAAATCAAGACAG TGATGGCGACGGTCACCAGGATACCAAGGATAATTGCCCGTTCGTGATAAATAGCTCTCAGCTGGACACGGACAAAGACGGGTTGGGTGACGAGTGTGACGATGACGACGACAACGATGGGATCCCTGACACCATACCACCGGGACCAGACAACTGTCGGCTGGTACCAAACCCTGACCAGATTGACGACAATA ACGATGGAGTTGGAGACGTGTGTGAGTCTGACTTTGACCAGGACAAAGTGATTGACAGGATTGACAACTGTCCTGAAAATGCTGAGGTTACCTTGACTGACTTCAGAGCCTATCAGACGGTGGTGCTGGACCCTGAAGGCGACGCCCAGATTGACCCCAACTGGGTTGTTTTGAACCAG GGAATGGAAATTGTTCAGACCATGAATAGTGACCCAGGACTTGCTGTTG GTTACACTGCTTTCAGTGGAGTGGACTTTGAGGGCACATTTCACGTGAATACAGTGACTGACGATGACTACGCTGGCTTCATCTTTGGCTACCAGGATTCGTCCTCCTTCTACGTGGTGATGTGGAAGCAGACGGAGCAGACCTACTGGCAGGCAACACCCTTCAGAGCTGTGGCCGAGCCCGGCATCCAGCTTAAG GCTGTGAAGTCTAGAACGGGCCCCGGGGAGCACTTGAGAAACTCGCTGTGGCACACGGGAGACACCAACGACCAGGTGCGTCTGCTGTGGAAGGACCCGAGAAATGTAGGCTGGAAGGACAAGGTGTCCTACCGTTGGTACCTGCAGCACCGTCCACAAGTTGGATACATCAG GGCGCGGTTTTATGAAGGAACTGAGCTGGTGGCAGACTCTGGTGTAACTATTGACACGACAATGAGAGGAGGACGACTCGGTGTGTTCTGTTTCTCTCAAGAAAACATCATCTGGTCCAATTTGAAATACCGCTGCAATG ACACCATCCCAGAGGATTTCCAGGAGTTCAGCACTCAGAACGGTGTTGACTCACTCTAA
- the thbs4b gene encoding thrombospondin-4-B isoform X1: MAKTADRHYRQSAPVYSVKDRNLCLAINLVGPKSEINLKLYLLPKLPQPNIFIPGESGESTQLQCSAVYDLLTSPDCLPDLLQGGLAEQGVNEAFILTSFKLQPNTGTSVFTLYNPRDNSKYFEFTVMGKLSRAVLRYLRSDKRMSSVTFNNLVLADGQQHRLLFHLKGMQQQGPGGVELHLDCRLVETVRDLPAAFQGLPAGYGLVELKTMQAREQESLDELKLVVGDTFENVASLQDCHLQQRDSVQTLGVNTKQLSNQMLELTKVINELKDVLIQQVKETSFLRNTISECQACGLGGTEVVKPKCGSGVCFRDDMCIETADGVECGPCPDGYTGDGFNCDDVNECQFNPCFPGVKCVNTAPGFRCDACPLGYTGLAVEGVGILFAQTNKQVCDDVDECKGPNNGGCTANSICHNSVGSYHCGSCKSGFTGDPVKGCKPEISCGNSLTNPCDINAQCIAERDGSIHCQCGIGWAGNGYLCGKDTDIDGYPDDKLKCKDLSCRKDNCIFVPNSGQEDADRDGHGDACDDDADGDGIPNEQDNCWLKANVDQRNSDKDSHGDACDNCRIVENPDQRDTDSDGKGDACDDDMDGDGLKNFLDNCQRVQNRDQLDRDGDGVGDACDSCPDIPNPNQSDIDNDLVGDSCDTNQDSDGDGHQDTKDNCPFVINSSQLDTDKDGLGDECDDDDDNDGIPDTIPPGPDNCRLVPNPDQIDDNNDGVGDVCESDFDQDKVIDRIDNCPENAEVTLTDFRAYQTVVLDPEGDAQIDPNWVVLNQGMEIVQTMNSDPGLAVGYTAFSGVDFEGTFHVNTVTDDDYAGFIFGYQDSSSFYVVMWKQTEQTYWQATPFRAVAEPGIQLKAVKSRTGPGEHLRNSLWHTGDTNDQVRLLWKDPRNVGWKDKVSYRWYLQHRPQVGYIRARFYEGTELVADSGVTIDTTMRGGRLGVFCFSQENIIWSNLKYRCNDTIPEDFQEFSTQNGVDSL, translated from the exons ATGGCTAAAACAGCTGATAGGCATTACCGTCAATCTGCCCCAGTTTACTCCGTGAAGGACAGGAACTTGTGCCTGGCTATCAACCTAGTGGGACCAAAATCAGAAATCAACCTTAAGCTGTACTTGCTCCCTAAATTACCGCAGCCAAACATTTTCATACCTGGAGAATCAGGAGAATCCACACAATTGCAGTGCAGTGCAG TCTATGATCTGCTCACCTCGCCTGATTGCCTGCCAGACCTGCTGCAGGGAGGTCTGGCTGAGCAAGGGGTGAACGAGGCTTTCATCCTAACCTCCTTCAAGTTGCAGCCCAACACCGGAACCAGTGTGTTTACCCTGTACAACCCCAGGGACAACAGCAAGTACTTTGAATTCACTGTGATGGGGAAGCTCAGTAGAG CTGTGTTACGCTACCTGCGGAGTGACAAGAGGATGAGCTCAGTAACCTTCAACAACCTGGTGCTGGCAGACGGCCAACAACACAGACTGTTGTTCCACCTGAAGGggatgcagcagcaggggcCGGGCGGGGTCGAGCTGCATCTGGACTGCAGGCTGGTGGAGACGGTCCGGGATCTCCCCGCTGCCTTCCAGGGTTTGCCAGCAGGCTACGGTCTGGTGGAGCTAAAGACCATGCAAGCCAGAGAGCAG GAGAGTTTAGACGAGCTCAAGCTGGTGGTTGGGGACACATTTGAGAATGTTGCTTCATTACAAGACTGCCATCTCCAACAAAGAGACTCTGTCCAAACTCTGG GGGTCAACACGAAGCAGCTGTCCAATCAAATGCTGGAGTTAACCAAGGTGataaatgagctgaaagatgtcCTCATTCAGCAG GTCAAAGAGACATCCTTTCTAAGAAACACCATCTCAGAGTGTCAGGCCTGCG GTCTGGGAGGTACTGAGGTGGTGAAACCAAAGTGTGGCTCAGGTGTCTGTTTCCGTGACGATATGTGTATAGAGACAGCTGATGGTGTTGAGTGTGGACCTTGTCCTGATGGCTACACCGGGGATGGTTTCAACTGTGATGATGTGAATGAG TGCCAGTTTAACCCCTGTTTCCCTGGAGTGAAGTGTGTAAACACTGCACCGGGTTTCCGCTGTGATGCCTGTCCGCTGGGCTACACCGGCCTGGCAGTGGAGGGTGTGGGCATTTTGTTCGCCCAGACCAACAAACAG GTCTGCGATGATGTTGACGAATGCAAAGGACCCAACAATGGAGGCTGCACAGCAAACTCAATCTGTCACAACTCTGTG GGCTCTTACCACTGTGGCAGCTGTAAATCAGGTTTCACAGGAGATCCGGTGAAGGGCTGTAAGCCAGAGATCAGCTGCGGCAACAGCCTGACCAACCCCTGCGATATCAATGCCCAGTGTATAGCAGAGAGGGACGGGTCAATCCATTGTCAG TGTGGAATTGGCTGGGCTGGTAACGGATACTTGTGTGGGAAGGATACCGACATTGACGGATACCCAGATGACAAACTCAAATGCAAAGATTTGAGCTGTAGAAAG GATAACTGCATCTTCGTTCCTAACTCCGGTCAAGAGGATGCCGACAGGGATGGTCATGGAGACGCCTGTGATGACGATGCAGATGGTGACGGTATACCAAACGAGCAG gaCAACTGCTGGTTGAAGGCCAACGTGGACCAGAGGAACAGTGATAAGGACAGCCACGGTGACGCCTGTGATAACTGTCGCATTGTGGAGAACCCTGACCAGAGGGACACCGACAGCGACGGCAAAGGGGACGCCTGTGATGACGACATGGATGGAGACG GCCTGAAGAACTTTCTGGACAACTGCCAGCGTGTCCAAAACAGAGACCAGCTGGACCGGGACGGAGACGGAGTGGGAGACGCCTGCGACAGCTGCCCCGACATCCCCAACCCAAACCAG TCTGATATTGACAATGACCTGGTTGGAGACTCCTGTGACACAAATCAAGACAG TGATGGCGACGGTCACCAGGATACCAAGGATAATTGCCCGTTCGTGATAAATAGCTCTCAGCTGGACACGGACAAAGACGGGTTGGGTGACGAGTGTGACGATGACGACGACAACGATGGGATCCCTGACACCATACCACCGGGACCAGACAACTGTCGGCTGGTACCAAACCCTGACCAGATTGACGACAATA ACGATGGAGTTGGAGACGTGTGTGAGTCTGACTTTGACCAGGACAAAGTGATTGACAGGATTGACAACTGTCCTGAAAATGCTGAGGTTACCTTGACTGACTTCAGAGCCTATCAGACGGTGGTGCTGGACCCTGAAGGCGACGCCCAGATTGACCCCAACTGGGTTGTTTTGAACCAG GGAATGGAAATTGTTCAGACCATGAATAGTGACCCAGGACTTGCTGTTG GTTACACTGCTTTCAGTGGAGTGGACTTTGAGGGCACATTTCACGTGAATACAGTGACTGACGATGACTACGCTGGCTTCATCTTTGGCTACCAGGATTCGTCCTCCTTCTACGTGGTGATGTGGAAGCAGACGGAGCAGACCTACTGGCAGGCAACACCCTTCAGAGCTGTGGCCGAGCCCGGCATCCAGCTTAAG GCTGTGAAGTCTAGAACGGGCCCCGGGGAGCACTTGAGAAACTCGCTGTGGCACACGGGAGACACCAACGACCAGGTGCGTCTGCTGTGGAAGGACCCGAGAAATGTAGGCTGGAAGGACAAGGTGTCCTACCGTTGGTACCTGCAGCACCGTCCACAAGTTGGATACATCAG GGCGCGGTTTTATGAAGGAACTGAGCTGGTGGCAGACTCTGGTGTAACTATTGACACGACAATGAGAGGAGGACGACTCGGTGTGTTCTGTTTCTCTCAAGAAAACATCATCTGGTCCAATTTGAAATACCGCTGCAATG ACACCATCCCAGAGGATTTCCAGGAGTTCAGCACTCAGAACGGTGTTGACTCACTCTAA